A genomic window from Vitis riparia cultivar Riparia Gloire de Montpellier isolate 1030 chromosome 18, EGFV_Vit.rip_1.0, whole genome shotgun sequence includes:
- the LOC117907588 gene encoding transcription factor bHLH80-like isoform X2: MQPTRGGEVNRLARFRSAPATWLDTLLEEEEGEEEDDDSLKPTQSLTQLLAGSGGPAGGSGGYIPASDPSMFDGAGAQGFLRQSSLPTEFLSQINSSEGYFSSFGIPAGFDYAASPAVDGSPTGKRARELESRSSSRKFSSQSKGEQSSRLTGSVASLLDVDMEKLLEDSVPCRVRAKRGCATHPRSIAERVRRTRISDRIRKLQELVPNMDKQTNTADMLEEAVEYVKFLQQKIQELSEHQKKCTCLARE, translated from the exons ATGCAACCGACACGTGGCGGTGAAGTCAATAGACTCGCCCGTTTCCGCTCAGCTCCGGCAACGTGGTTGGACACACTTctcgaagaagaagaaggagaagaagaggacGACGACTCGTTGAAGCCGACCCAGTCACTGACTCAGCTGCTCGCTGGCTCCGGCGGTCCCGCCGGTGGGTCCGGAGGTTACATTCCTGCCTCGGATCCGAGCATGTTCGACGGCGCCGGTGCGCAAGGGTTTCTCCGGCAGAGCAGCTTGCCGACGGAGTTCCTCTCCCAGATCAATTCGTCGGAGGGCTATTTTTCGAGCTTTGGGATTCCAGCAGGGTTCGACTACGCGGCGTCGCCGGCAGTGGATGGCTCTCCAACAGGGAAGCGGGCGAGGGAGTTGGAATCGCGAAGTTCGTCTAGGAAATTTTCATCTCAGTCG AAAGGGGAGCAGAGTTCTCGATTAACCGGTAGCGTGGCAAGCTTACTGGATGTGGACATGGAAAAGCTTTTAGAGGATTCAGTACCCTGCAGGGTTCGGGCCAAGCGGGGTTGTGCTACACATCCTCGCAGCATTGCAGAAAGA gttcGGAGGACCCGAATCAGTGACAGAATAAGGAAACTTCAGGAACTTGTGCCCAATATGGATAAG CAAACAAACACTGCAGATATGCTAGAAGAGGCAGTAGAGTATGTCAAGTTTCTACAACAAAAAATTCAG GAACTGTCCGAGCATCAAAAAAAATGCACATGCTTAGCTAGAGAATAA
- the LOC117907588 gene encoding transcription factor bHLH80-like isoform X3, whose protein sequence is MQPTRGGEVNRLARFRSAPATWLDTLLEEEEGEEEDDDSLKPTQSLTQLLAGSGGPAGGSGGYIPASDPSMFDGAGAQGFLRQSSLPTEFLSQINSSEGYFSSFGIPAGFDYAASPAVDGSPTGKRARELESRSSSRKFSSQSKGEQSSRLTGSVASLLDVDMEKLLEDSVPCRVRAKRGCATHPRSIAERVRRTRISDRIRKLQELVPNMDKQTNTADMLEEAVEYVKFLQQKIQVFT, encoded by the exons ATGCAACCGACACGTGGCGGTGAAGTCAATAGACTCGCCCGTTTCCGCTCAGCTCCGGCAACGTGGTTGGACACACTTctcgaagaagaagaaggagaagaagaggacGACGACTCGTTGAAGCCGACCCAGTCACTGACTCAGCTGCTCGCTGGCTCCGGCGGTCCCGCCGGTGGGTCCGGAGGTTACATTCCTGCCTCGGATCCGAGCATGTTCGACGGCGCCGGTGCGCAAGGGTTTCTCCGGCAGAGCAGCTTGCCGACGGAGTTCCTCTCCCAGATCAATTCGTCGGAGGGCTATTTTTCGAGCTTTGGGATTCCAGCAGGGTTCGACTACGCGGCGTCGCCGGCAGTGGATGGCTCTCCAACAGGGAAGCGGGCGAGGGAGTTGGAATCGCGAAGTTCGTCTAGGAAATTTTCATCTCAGTCG AAAGGGGAGCAGAGTTCTCGATTAACCGGTAGCGTGGCAAGCTTACTGGATGTGGACATGGAAAAGCTTTTAGAGGATTCAGTACCCTGCAGGGTTCGGGCCAAGCGGGGTTGTGCTACACATCCTCGCAGCATTGCAGAAAGA gttcGGAGGACCCGAATCAGTGACAGAATAAGGAAACTTCAGGAACTTGTGCCCAATATGGATAAG CAAACAAACACTGCAGATATGCTAGAAGAGGCAGTAGAGTATGTCAAGTTTCTACAACAAAAAATTCAG GTTTTCACATAG
- the LOC117907588 gene encoding transcription factor bHLH80-like isoform X1, with the protein MQPTRGGEVNRLARFRSAPATWLDTLLEEEEGEEEDDDSLKPTQSLTQLLAGSGGPAGGSGGYIPASDPSMFDGAGAQGFLRQSSLPTEFLSQINSSEGYFSSFGIPAGFDYAASPAVDGSPTGKRARELESRSSSRKFSSQSKGEQSSRLTGSVASLLDVDMEKLLEDSVPCRVRAKRGCATHPRSIAERVRRTRISDRIRKLQELVPNMDKQTNTADMLEEAVEYVKFLQQKIQISYFHFFLSLIQKKLN; encoded by the exons ATGCAACCGACACGTGGCGGTGAAGTCAATAGACTCGCCCGTTTCCGCTCAGCTCCGGCAACGTGGTTGGACACACTTctcgaagaagaagaaggagaagaagaggacGACGACTCGTTGAAGCCGACCCAGTCACTGACTCAGCTGCTCGCTGGCTCCGGCGGTCCCGCCGGTGGGTCCGGAGGTTACATTCCTGCCTCGGATCCGAGCATGTTCGACGGCGCCGGTGCGCAAGGGTTTCTCCGGCAGAGCAGCTTGCCGACGGAGTTCCTCTCCCAGATCAATTCGTCGGAGGGCTATTTTTCGAGCTTTGGGATTCCAGCAGGGTTCGACTACGCGGCGTCGCCGGCAGTGGATGGCTCTCCAACAGGGAAGCGGGCGAGGGAGTTGGAATCGCGAAGTTCGTCTAGGAAATTTTCATCTCAGTCG AAAGGGGAGCAGAGTTCTCGATTAACCGGTAGCGTGGCAAGCTTACTGGATGTGGACATGGAAAAGCTTTTAGAGGATTCAGTACCCTGCAGGGTTCGGGCCAAGCGGGGTTGTGCTACACATCCTCGCAGCATTGCAGAAAGA gttcGGAGGACCCGAATCAGTGACAGAATAAGGAAACTTCAGGAACTTGTGCCCAATATGGATAAG CAAACAAACACTGCAGATATGCTAGAAGAGGCAGTAGAGTATGTCAAGTTTCTACAACAAAAAATTCAG ATTTCgtatttccatttctttctgTCTCTGatccaaaagaaattaaattga
- the LOC117907588 gene encoding transcription factor bHLH80-like isoform X4 — protein MQPTRGGEVNRLARFRSAPATWLDTLLEEEEGEEEDDDSLKPTQSLTQLLAGSGGPAGGSGGYIPASDPSMFDGAGAQGFLRQSSLPTEFLSQINSSEGYFSSFGIPAGFDYAASPAVDGSPTGKRARELESRSSSRKFSSQSKGEQSSRLTGSVASLLDVDMEKLLEDSVPCRVRAKRGCATHPRSIAERVRRTRISDRIRKLQELVPNMDKNM, from the exons ATGCAACCGACACGTGGCGGTGAAGTCAATAGACTCGCCCGTTTCCGCTCAGCTCCGGCAACGTGGTTGGACACACTTctcgaagaagaagaaggagaagaagaggacGACGACTCGTTGAAGCCGACCCAGTCACTGACTCAGCTGCTCGCTGGCTCCGGCGGTCCCGCCGGTGGGTCCGGAGGTTACATTCCTGCCTCGGATCCGAGCATGTTCGACGGCGCCGGTGCGCAAGGGTTTCTCCGGCAGAGCAGCTTGCCGACGGAGTTCCTCTCCCAGATCAATTCGTCGGAGGGCTATTTTTCGAGCTTTGGGATTCCAGCAGGGTTCGACTACGCGGCGTCGCCGGCAGTGGATGGCTCTCCAACAGGGAAGCGGGCGAGGGAGTTGGAATCGCGAAGTTCGTCTAGGAAATTTTCATCTCAGTCG AAAGGGGAGCAGAGTTCTCGATTAACCGGTAGCGTGGCAAGCTTACTGGATGTGGACATGGAAAAGCTTTTAGAGGATTCAGTACCCTGCAGGGTTCGGGCCAAGCGGGGTTGTGCTACACATCCTCGCAGCATTGCAGAAAGA gttcGGAGGACCCGAATCAGTGACAGAATAAGGAAACTTCAGGAACTTGTGCCCAATATGGATAAG AATATGTGA